The following DNA comes from Cololabis saira isolate AMF1-May2022 chromosome 7, fColSai1.1, whole genome shotgun sequence.
gcagacacacacggttATTCAGTTCCTTCTCAGCGGCTGCGACAACACCAATACGGACTGAGCGTAAAAAGGAAactgcacagacacacacacacacacacacacacacacacttgcaccaCACCCAAACCTAAGCCCTTCTCACAAACagttcaacatttttttaaacgcataccaaaatataaaaacacatgaGCACCGGGCCTAACCTTGCATTATGAAGTCTGTCAGCCCgtcttcctctctctccccttctatcgttttctttttttcccctccctctctcttgCCAGCCTGCTCTTGGCTGACTGGGTCCCAGCTGTCATCCACGCCCAGCCCCTCCCCCATATCCAGCCTCCAATCACAGGCAGCGCCATTGAGAACTAGCCAACCAGCAATAACTTCATTAGCATAGGCGAAGCCAAGGCCGAGGGCGGTTTAGGCTGTTGTCATTTTTTAAAGAGACAGCTGGTTGGTTTCCCTGTAGCCTCGGCCACAACCCTTCACCTTGTGCTCTCCCTCTCACAGGTCTCCAGAGACTTTCCCAGACTGTTCCCTCCATTTTAGCGCACCATTACGTCAGATCCCCACCGTCACTCTACAACAGCTCAAAAAGCCGTCTAACACAATTACAATCCATTACCCCTAAAAGCATGTACGCGCTAAACAAAGTTTACTCATGTTCTGCCATTTTCACTGTGCAATAAAGTGAATTTTCTTGCAAAGAATATTAAATCAGAAGTTTATTTTCGCCGTGAGAATCAAATTtacataaatgaaaaacaaaaaaactttttggGGAAATCTGCTATTGCTGTGATCAGCTTACTTGTCAACATGGTTAAAGGACggttacaaaaacaaatcaatcttgtgaggacagaacaaaacaGCTTATGCAATcaggtagggctgtgcgattaatcgattttaaatctaaatcggatttattaatcaagacgatgttaaaaaaaaaggaaaatcggaaaatcgattttacttttttgcagCTGACTGCATgcatctagtcatctttgtttggtcaagaaaattgtaaatgttgtcactttactaaactcaaggaggattaacagtatctttcaattgcacttcattcccaataaggaaatttgtttgctatttttctttaaaaataaagataaaatatttgaaacaatttattccattgtcttttgtaggtttaccaaaaaaatcgaaatcgggttttcagagaaaaaaatctggattttatttttgtccaaaatcgcccagccctacaatcAGGTGTAAAAGACTatttttaatagcaaaaaattAGCACCAGCAGAAGGCCAATTTTAAGCATTTTCACACTTGCAACCAACTTTTCTTTAAATACCTCACATTAACACGTAGCTCTTATACCAGCTTCTTCATACAGAGTATATAAAAGTATACACACTTACCCTCACAAATACGGTCAAGTCTCTGCCGcttgacttgtttgtgtttgtcCATCAGAGCCATAGACCAAGTAGTCTTAACCTGGGACAGCGAAGAACAGATCTAAGTGCTGGTGGGGCCCCTTTAATGATGTCCACTTGGTATCACCTGCACATCAACGAGTaatcaaatcaataaaaacaagagGATAGCTCACCTGTTGGTAACTGATCAAGTATCCACCTAAAACACTTTGTGTCCTGAAACACTGGTGCGGGTGTTGAGCATTAAAAAGTAGCAACAGACCAAAGTGTTTTTCATTAAGATGAATATTAACGTGACGCTTTAAAAACAAGAACCTAATAACTGAACTTATTGGCATAATCATTctattaaaatgtgtttttgtgttgtttttttttttttttaaagttacttTTCTTCATGATCTCAAAACCTACTTATTTAGACAGCATTTGACTTATAATAACTGTCTTTCATGTTCTGCTGCAAACTCTGCTATTCTCTGTTTAAATTGTTTTGAAAGGCATCTAAcaaatacaatttattattattattatgatgtcTTTGACAGTTACAAAGTTGCTAGCGCACCAACGATACAGTAATGTATACTGGATGAGGTGAGTAAAAATGTCTTGTAATCTTGGGAGGTTATCAGTCTCACGGGCGCTCTGGAACTAGATACAGACTCCGATAGCGAGGCCTTGGTTATTGGCTGATTCCAAACACTGATCTGACATCAGTCTTATTTtggaaaaatactttatttttaattacattcAACACAAACTTTTAATTAAACAATTTTGTCGTTTTTCTGGGACAGCAGGCTTTCATTCAAACTCCTACAATTTCAATAACCATTAGCGggtatttaaccaggaaaatgaATTGTATAGTTTTGTACGTTATTGCCGTTGCTTTCTTTGGAGAATTTCTATAGTTTCTGAAAAGCAAATGTTTGCTGCTAGGGCCCCTGCGTCTGACACTTTGACTCAAGTTCCTCATATTCCTTCATCTGATGGCGCATTAAATACTTCATAAGGTTACTTTTGTTACATGTAGAAACAGTTGTACCACCGTTGAAAATTGCAGCCTTGCACAATAAGCATTCCAGCGTAAAAACACCCCCACGTTGCCGACATAATGCTAGCTCGATCCAACAACTCGGCCCTCCATCCATCAACTCAAAACAGGAAGTTGCAAGGCAGTATTGCAACTTCCTGTGCTAGTTTTTAGACTGAAAATTAATTGGGGGGTCTTATACAAATTAAACGGAATCATTTGGTGCCTGGAACATAAATACTGACAGTTTCTGATAAACTTATTTTTGGCAGAAACTCTAGATAGAAATAGCTGATGATATTTTCTTTTcaacatgttttcatttttttgaataagtgatgtaaaaaaaaaaaaaaaaaaaaaaacatttgatggCCCCTTACTTGCCATGGTGGACTTGCACCAATAAGCAAAGCTTGCAACTCTAGAAAAATTGTTTGTCTCCAGTGCTACTTCATTATTATTTGATTTATAAGTCAGACAGGAAAGAGAAGCTGAAACATTCAGTATTTTTGTTCAATTGGTTTGGGTAGTGTAGGAAAAAGAAAGAGTAAAAAAAGACCACTTCCCATGTTTAAAGAAAGACACACTGGGAAGAAGTAAATGTGAACAGTGTTAATTATTTGTCAAATTTACTTATGTCAAATTAACCTTGTCCTATTAGGGTATCACATCTTTTAATGTAATTGCATGCAGTTTGGACTCAAGTTGTGCTGGTTAAGTAACCAGACTTCCATACAACATTTTCAGACACAATTAAATTAATAGGAATGCAACAGTACTTGGACATTTACAGTTCTACGTTAGTATTATTAGTAGACAAACTTAAGAGAAACTCACCTCAAGAACAATGCTTGGTGTGCCCGTCGTGTTATCACTTAGTTTACACTGTAAACAAAGCAAAGATATGCAGATTTTAGATTGTCATCATGTCATACAGTTAGTATCACTTCAGGCAGTTTATTGAGACAGCAACTCTATTAAGAAAATTGTTAAGAAAACTGTACATTTTCAGAGCATCATGAAGAGCAAGGAATAGAAAGTAAATTAAATTACTCCAATTCATAgttgcaaacttttttttgacTCATATTGATTAGCTGTTTTGTTtctactttgtttttcttcatgaaTTTTTGTCCACATTCATTCAAATTGCAGAGAGAACAAACAAAGCATTAGGATGTCTTGGAAAATGATGTGGTGTTTGACAGGCAAGCCAGCTTCTGATGCAAATGCTGCTGATCAAAATGTAATGGTGGGCAGGAGGCAATTAATGTATATGAATCTTTTGGATGTCAGCCATGTTCAGCTAGGGCTGAATATGAGGGAGATTAACATATTTGATCTGATGCAAGATGTCAGAAAAGGCTGTTAACTTTACATACAGCCTTTGCTTTAACTACAAAAAGAACAAGTGATTATCACCTACACAACATCTCCAAGAACCCCTTAAAGCCTGAtgtaaaatactggataccAGTACATACGTTTCTGAAACGTACCACCACCCCAGGGATCAAAActaattacacacacacacacacacacacacacacacacacacacacacacacacacacacacacacacacacacacacacacacacacacacacacacacacacacacacacacacacacacacacacacacacacacacacacacacacacacacacacacacacacacacacacacacttacttatTATGCTGAAGGTTGGATTactattttgttattattatttagtgtactttaatgttttATAAGCTACACCAAGACCTGAGAATCTGCTTTTCGTTCACCCCGTAAATACAATtctacaaccaggcctgctcacaGTAGCAAACGGACAATAACAAGATGTgaaatatctgtctacctcatacatatcctacctgctttttttttttgcaccttttttttttctctttttgtactgcactaattttattttaattccaccatatatactgtttatattttgtaattatatattttttacttttttcatcgtgtgtactgctgctgcacaaagcgaatttccccaatgggagatgaataaaggacaatctaatctaaatgGGTCAAAGACAATAAAGAAGTATCaaataaattgaaaaataaataaaaactgtccaaTGTGTTCATGAAAACAAATAGAAATGATAAAATTGTGAGGGATAAAATTGGGGGCGTTCTTaataccgcggttgaattggtttgatattggatattcgacattcaaagacatccatttaacttgtgatacataccaccaattttggtcatattgcttgtgatgtgttcatggtcatctagactatatatcacaagagagtaattattataaaatcatattatgggctgatttaatgtggttttatgaattcaacacccataaaacttgtgatacataacaccaatTGTTtattatgggtgttgaattcattaaaccacattaaatcagcccatagtatgattttttttaaataattactgTCTTGTGATATGTAGTctggatgaccatgaacacatcacaagtggtttgaaaacaatcggtgttatgtatcacaaattttatgggtgttgaattcattgggtgttgaattcattaaacctcattaaatcatcccataatatgattttataataattactctcttgtgatatatagtctggatgaccatgaacacatcacaagcaatatgaccaaaatcagtggtatgtatcacaagttaaatggatgtctttgaatgtcgaatatccaatatccaatatcaaaccaattcaactgcGGTGTTCTTAATTACAATAAACACTACCTGTCAAAAGTTTGGACAGATTTTCCTTTTGATTAGGGTCAAAACACGTGTGCAAACTTTTAACTAGTAGTGTATAATATACATTCAAAAAATACTACATATAATGTTCGGTGTATCATATACGAGGCATCAGGGGGTTGAATCATGTTCTAATGAGACACTAATCATAGCAGCACttaatgtttatctttttcctccttttgtcCGTTAAGAGTTGATTTTTCTCCAACTTAGTGATAAACTTCAGCCGGGTTTACCGTTATATCGTCCCGTTTTGCCGAGTTACACGGTTACTCGGCGAGTTTTGGTGATGAAAAGCTTATGAACAAGTTAAGTGTTTGCAGTCACAACTCACCACAAACACGCTAACAGACAGTTAGCTGGGTGCTAACTTAGCCCCTTCTGAAGTCTGCACACAATCACACACTTTTAATGAATGGATAACCCAAAGTTACGTTGTTTATGTCGCTTGCAGTCCTTTTGCAGcgtgcacatttaaaaaaacaaacaaaaaagacattAAGTTGTGACTTGAGTGAACTAAAACACACGGCACGGCTAGCTTTCGCTAATCTAAACACACGCGTTAGAtcgacgccgtagcctacggcgttgctctgcgtaggctctacgtcgacttaacgcggaagcataaatcaggcttgaggGGGAGATATGTCGTCCCCGCTTCACAGCAGCGCAGCGCCGCTACAATGTGAAATACCTGACCCGCAACCCGAGCAAAATGACCACCTCGAGGGAAGGAACGGGCAATAACCCGCGAGTTTTTAATCCAACCGCGGAAATTGTTTTGCCCGCCTAACTTAAGCGTGCggttttgtgaaaaaaatgccAGTTATTTACCCGGAGTAAACTCTTTTTCAAGAGTGCCGAGACAGTGTGCGTGCGTCGTCGCTGTTCCCTCTCTCCCGATCGCCATGAAATTAGACAAAAGAGGAAGTGGCTTGTTGATGAGGAGGTCAAACAGTCtgttaaaaagagaaaagcgTCCGTGCACAGGAAGGAGCGCCCTCACCTTCCAGAGACATGTAAGACAAGTCGAATTAGTCAATAAACTAAACTTTTCCGGTAGAACATaacatttttttggggggggggctagGAAATAAATCGTCCCTCTAAAAAGGACCAAATGAACcagtctgaaaaagaaaaaaaaaaacagaacatgtaAATTAGaggtttaatttattttaagtgGGGGGGGTTTATTTAGTTCTGTTTCATTATGGTTATTTCTTGtccaaaataaataagtgtgctCGCATTTGGAGCAACATtttgtgtatttctttttttgttgccaTTGTATATTTTTATGGTGGGCGTTTTGTTTCAGTTTGACGACTGCCTTCTGTGAAATCATCAGATGAGAAAGTAGGGCTTGTGAATCAGCTCTATGATGAAGACAGAATGGACTGGTTTCACCtttacataaatataatatcagTGACTGACTTCTTGACAATCAGCTACAAGTAGCTCCaattatttacaaattaaagaCAAGTCAttgtttgggaaaaaataattctcTATTAAATTTTATTCTTACATAAATTGTGCAACGGGAACATTTCCATCTGAAaacatacatgaaaaaaaaaaaagaaaaatcattccTTAAAGGCCACCAAATCATCACTACAGCCTTTGTCACATACACTCAGAATTGGCTGGACATGTGTACTCGGCTAACCACTGTACAGTACATCACATTGTGCCCTCTGGAGTCCAGCTGCAGCATCGATTCCTTTTTTATGTCAACCATTCTCATCAACGTGCcacacttaaaaaataaaaaataaaatgtctgtATCAGTGCAAATGGAGACTACAAAAGTgtctggcagtggaaaaaaaaagagaaaaaaaaagaccagccACCAATAGCTCCATTTTATGCTTAAGGCATGGTAAGTTAACAGTGTCATCAGTATTACTGTTGATAAGGTGGGTTGATGTCCAAGCAGTTACAGAAGATAATATGTGTAGGAGGGTTGATGAAACTCCCTTTGACAACATAGACTTACTCCAAAGGAGAGTTCTGGAATGTATATCCTGCCAAGTATACAGGAGAGTAGCCATTTGGGCAATTTTAATATAGTTTTGATCTGCAGGTCACAAAAATATACCTACTTTTAACAAATCATTTAAGCAAACTCAAATTTGATCATCTAAAAAGAAGTATATTGCCACAACTGATTGGGTAACAAAAAATACTACAATCCAATTCAACTATCAGATATTAGTGTGCATCATGTAAATACGAACAAATATAAGGAACTTTGCTTACTCCCATGGTGTTCTTTGAAAAGGACAAGTAAGACTGTTGAGATGCATACCCATTATAAACGCAAAATAAGACTTGTATAATATAAAATGGTCAAACTCTGAACATGAAAAATTGCTTATTTGCTCATGCACATTTCCTTATGGAGTGCTGAACAGGCAGGCACTGATATTTTTATGAAATGTTGTATAGTGAGCTAGCTCAAGTGTTACAATCATAGCAATGCAATTTGACATTAGCTTCTACTTGCGTGGCTCTTAAACTCTGAAGATGTGCCTTATGAGAACAGCAAGTTCCCAAGGACTCTGCCCAAAGAGAGCACAAAGCCTACAGGTGTGCTTTACATGGTTATGAAGCAGTAGTTACTCTCGGAGCACCACAGAGTCGTCAGTTTTCTTCAATAAGGTTCAAGTCCAATTCTGTGCAGTCTCTTTCAAAGACATTTTTTCCAGCAGTCATTACAATCATTTTTCTTCCCTCTTCCTCGTCGTCCTCTTCTTCTTCACTTTCACTTAGTGGCCCAATGCTGGCTCGTCCAAGGAAATCAGCAGGGGAGAAGGCTAAGCGCTGGTCTGTCTGAGAAGACACTGGAAACGTGCAGCCGATGGTCCCATCCACCAGGGTTTCACAATTACCAATCTAAACATGAGAATTAACAATCATGATCATGTGATGTAATTTAAAAGgagaacgaaaaaaaaaaaaagctccaccTAAAAGGTCACCCCTTCATAAAAATAGAGGTAATACAGGAGGAACAGAAATTACATCATCAGTATCAGAAAGTACCGTAAACAGAAGTGAGTCAATTGTTTGGGTGGGGATAAAGCAATAAGAGATAAGTTTACTTATATGCAAGGTCAAAAAGACTCAAGCAAAGAACAAAATGTGATGTCAGCTAGACTGGAACCAAGAAACGTATGCAGTTATAATCTTAAATGTTTTACACCAAGGAATCACGGAAAACGAACATGCAAAAGAATTAAGggttattttgttgtttgttttttaatagtCATGTAATAACACCAAAATAGGGATGTTTAACAAAAGGTCCAAGATACATCAAGGATAACCTGTAACAGGTGTCTCCTTGAATCTGATGTGAACACAAGTCACAATACTGATGAtttcttattgattttattctcataggGAAACGATAAATGTAGAATACAACACAAGAAAGCTAAACAACTTAACGGACATACAATTAGACTTTTCTGCTTACTTGTGTCATCTTGGTGAAGTCAAGTCCTGGCCTTGGGCACGGCAGAACATCTGGGTCATGGCGCCGCTTCAAACGAGGTTTGCGCATGTCACAGGGTTGTGAGTGGCATCGTGGAAGTGCAGGATGCAAGTCACGCCTAGAAGAGGATGGTGTACTGCAGGCTGaagtgggagacggagacaggCCTGGGTGCTCTTGGCCAGCAAAACCATATGTCAGAGCTGAAGCACAGGGGGGCCGGGGGTGCAAGGGTGCCACAGAGGCATTCTGAATGTGAACTGGAGAGAGGGAGAAGCGGCGCTGCAACACTGAATGAGAAACCAGGGGAGCTGGTGAAGAGGAGCAAGAAGAAGGAGTAGCAAAGGAGGCAGAATAGGCTCCTTTCAATGTGTCACAGGGTTCCCATGGAAAGCCCCACGATAAAGGAGAGTCAGATGACAGTGCTAAGCTAAAGAAGGTAGGGCTAGAAGATGAGTGTAcggaggaggaggtgaaggaagagctgggaccacagagtggcaaagaactggctccagagcctgaacTAGATGCTCCTCTACTATGGCAGCCACGTTTGACTGGAGTCCAAACCTTTGATGCGCTAGGATGCCAGGTGGAACGGCACCGGGACAGATCTTCTGGAACTGAGAGGGACCGGCAGTGGCGTtttggaggtggtgggggtggTGAACTTTGGATAGCTTCATCTGTGAAGGGAACCTCTGGCTCCTGGAGGGGTTGCCCAGAGCGAGAGGGAGACCATAGAGAGCCGATTTCACATGAATCTGCCAAAACATAAGCTCTTGATGATGGGTGAATTGCTGAGCTGGTCTCTGTAAATGCACATATATAAGAATAAGACAGATGTTCTCACTAGTTAAAGTTGTTGTATCCAATTAAAACAACTTGCCTTGTGTTGTTCGAGTACTCCATGAAATGGTAGGACTGGAGCCCACTGCAGGCAAGGACTGTAAAATGAAactcatttttaaaaacaaatacacatAACTGAATAAGTTTGAAGGACATAATGAAATGTGTTATCCAACTCACCACAGTGGCATTGAATGAGAAAGCCTTGTGACAAGGTTCCTCCAAACTCTGCTTACGGAGCTGTTCTGTGATAAGTGTAACCATAATTACTGTCCAAGGAGTCACATGAGGTGGGACATTCActcggggggtggggggcgggggggtaaTGAGAATTTTAGTAGTCAGAATCCTGGCGTGGTTTG
Coding sequences within:
- the LOC133446918 gene encoding protein FAM53C-like encodes the protein MVTLITEQLRKQSLEEPCHKAFSFNATVSLPAVGSSPTISWSTRTTQETSSAIHPSSRAYVLADSCEIGSLWSPSRSGQPLQEPEVPFTDEAIQSSPPPPPPKRHCRSLSVPEDLSRCRSTWHPSASKVWTPVKRGCHSRGASSSGSGASSLPLCGPSSSFTSSSVHSSSSPTFFSLALSSDSPLSWGFPWEPCDTLKGAYSASFATPSSCSSSPAPLVSHSVLQRRFSLSPVHIQNASVAPLHPRPPCASALTYGFAGQEHPGLSPSPTSACSTPSSSRRDLHPALPRCHSQPCDMRKPRLKRRHDPDVLPCPRPGLDFTKMTQIGNCETLVDGTIGCTFPVSSQTDQRLAFSPADFLGRASIGPLSESEEEEDDEEEGRKMIVMTAGKNVFERDCTELDLNLIEEN